The genomic stretch TCGCGCTGGCGATGGCGGCGCCCGTCCTAGCGGTGCACCTCGGTTTCGGCGCGGTTGAGGCGGTGTATGACGCTTCAGCATGGCTCTGGCACGGGCCCGACCCCGAGCCCGGGCCGGAGGGCGAGCCTGCCTCGTTATCGGCGCGCGGGCTTGCGGCGGGGGCCATGAGCCTCTTGAGCCACGCCGCCTTCGGCGCTGTGACCCAGGCGGTGCTCACCGTCACGCTCGAGCCGTTGTTCGCGGTGGCCGCGGCCGTGCTCGCGCATGCCGCCTGGAACCTAGCGATAGTGGCGCTGGTTGGTGCGGGCGGGCGCCTGTAAGCGCGGCGCGAACCCAGCGACGGCTCCATGGGCTTCAACTGGGCCGAGAGGCGACATCACATTTGGGCCGAGGCGGTGCCCTGGGACCCGGCGGAGGCGGAATTGACTTAGTTTCGTCTGGGATAATATAATGAAGCGCGGGCAAGAACAGAAAACACCGGCGTCGGCAGGGCTTTAGACGGGGTGTTGGGCTTCTAAAGCCCTTTTCGGCATGGGCATTTACAGCCCTGTCTTTCTTCTCTCGCACTCGGGCGCGCCCAAGGCTGCGCCCTGGGGCGCGGGGGAGCGGGGAGCGGGGGGAGGCGGAGACGCGTGCGGGCCTTCCCCGGCCGCTTGGCGCCTGCGTGCCCTCGCTCTTGACCGACGCGCTCGCGGCCGGCGCGGCGCACGCCGACGCGCCTTGACCCGCGGGATACCCGTACGTGCGGCTGAGGCGCGGACGAGCCCGACGCGGACGAGCCTGATGTGAGTGGCGGTCCCACTGTGAATGACGGTCCCAGGAGGAGTGCTTCTTGAACAGCTTTCTCTCAGTGCTCCGGGAGTCTCCCGAGTTCGCCAACATCGCCTCTGGTCTCGAGAGAAAGACCCCTTCCCAGGTGGTTTTGGGGCTTGGCGGGTCGATGAAGAGCTATGTCCTTGCTGCCCTGTACCGGGCCGTGCCCGGGCGTCCGTTCATCGTGGTGACGTACAGCCCGCAGCAGGCCGGGAGGCTTGGGGAAGACCTCGCCACGCTGCTTTCGCCGGCGGAAGTGATGAGCTTTCCAGCACTCGAGCTGTGGCCTCACGAGGAGGCCAGAGAGAGCGCCGACGTGCTGTCCCAAAGGCTTGCCGTCAAGGCGTGCCTTTCCAGGGGCAGGCGGGCTCTGGTGGTAGTACCCGCGAGGGCCTTCGCGAGAAGGCTCGTGCCGGCAGAGGTGTTCTCGGAGTTCTCACTGACCCTCAAAACCGGCGAAAGGCACGACAGGGATTCCCTCATTACCCGTTTCGCTGGAATGGGTTACGAGAGGGCGGAACTCGTGGAAAGGCGCGGGCAGTTTTCCGCGAGGGGCGACATCCTCGATGTCTTTCCCCCAGACTCCGCGTCGCCCCTACGAATTGAGTTCTTCGACGACGAGATCGACTCCATTAGGGAGTTCGACCCGGCGAGCCAGCGGTCGAGCCGCGAGGTGGACCACGCGAGCCTCGCGCCGGCGCGCGAGTTTTTGGTCTCGCAAAACGCCCGCGAGGCAGGCCTGGCCCGCATCGAGGCTCAAGCCGCCGCCCAGTGTAAACGACTCGAGGGGCTCGGGCGCGTGACCGAGGCGAGGTCGCTTCGCGACCGGACCGATTCCGCCCTCGAAAAGCTCCGTGAAGGTCTCACGTTCGACGGCGAGGACCAGTACGCTCCGGCGTTCTACGGACGGCTCGGCACGATTCTCGACTACGCCGCTGACCCGGTGGTCGTCGTGGATGAACCCGCGCGCCTACGGGAGGCGTTCGTTGGCTTCGAGGCTGAGGTGCGCGAGGCGTACGCGACCCTCCTGGAGGCCGGAAGGGTGCTTCCGATGGAGGTCTCGCTCTTTGCCTCCGCCGAGGAGGCCATGGCGTGCCTTGGTCGCTACCAGCGCCTGGAATTCGTGCTCCTGGCCCGGGGCACGGATATCAGCAACACAGACCGCGTCAGGTTGTTTTCCGGGAAGCCTGCGAGTCCCTACCACGGCAAGTTCGACTTGCTCGTGAAGGACCTCAAGGCCTGGCGCAGGAAAAAGCACCGGGTGGTCGTGGTCGTCAGCACTGAAGACCGCGCTCGGCGGTTCCGTGAGGTCATGGTGGAGAACGGCATCGAGGCCACCTGCGTGCCGTCCATCACCGATGAGGTCAAGCCGGGGAACGTCATCGTGAGTGCGGGTTCCCTCGAGAGCGGCTTCGAACTTCCCTCACTGCGACTTGTGGTGCTCACCGATGCCGAGCTCTACGGGGCGGAGAGGCGCAAGCGCAGGCTCCCGCAGGCTCAAAGCGCGGGATCGCGGCTCGCTGCGTTCACGGACCTTAGGCCGGGCGACTACGTGGTGCACGTGGCGCACGGCATAGGGAGGTACATGGGCATCAAGACGCTTGAAGCCGCTGGTGCGAAGCGTGATTACCTGCTGATCCAGTACGCCGGGGAGGATAGGCTGTACGTACCCACAGACCAGATCGGTCTTCTGCAAAAGTACATCGGTCCCGAGGACTCCCCGCCCAAGCTCTACAAGCTGGGCGGGACCGAATGGAGCAGGGTGAAGGCAAAGGTTAAAGAGTCCGTCCGCGATATGGCCCGGGGGCTTCTCGAGCTCTATGCAGCGCGCGAGGCTATACGCGGGCATGCGTTCAGCCCTGACACGCCGTGGCAGAAAGAGTTCGAGGACGCGTTCCCTTACGAGGAGACCCCGGACCAACTTAACGCGATCGCCGAGGTGAAGGCGGACATGGAGAAGCCGAGACCTATGGATCGGCTTCTCTGTGGAGACGTCGGGTACGGCAAGACCGAGGTCGCGATCCGAGCGGCCTTCAAGGCCGTCATGGACTCGAAACAGGTAGCAGTCCTCGTGCCCACGACGATCCTGGCTCAGCAGCACTTCACCACCTTCAAGGACAGGTTCGCGGGCTACCCGGTTCGGATCGCCGCGCTATCGCGATTCCAATCAGAGGCGGAGCAGCGCGATATCCTGAAGGAGCTGCGCAGGGGCGGGATAGACATAGTCATCGGCACCCACCGGTTGCTTCAGCCGGACGTGAAGTTCCACGACCTCGGCCTCGTGGTGGTCGACGAGGAGCAAAGGTTCGGGGTCGCACACAAGGAGTTTTTGAAGGAACTAAGAAAGAGCGTGGACGTTCTTACATTAACGGCGACTCCAATCCCGAGGACGCTTCACATGGCTCTTACTGGCGTCCGAGATATGAGTGTGATCGAAACGCCTCCCGAGGATAGGTTCCCCGTGCGCACCTACGTGATGGAGCACGACGATACGGTGATCCGCGAGGCGATCGTGCGCGAGCTCGCCAGAGGCGGCCAGGTGTATTACGTGCACAACCGCGTACAGACCATCGATTCCGCGGCGATGTTCCTCGCCCGGCTCGTTCCGGAGGCCAGGATCGGGGTAGCTCACGGCCAAATGCCGGAGGACAGGCTGGAAGAGGTCATGCTCAAATTCATGGATCGCGAGTACGACGTGCTGGTTGCTACGACCATCATCGAGAACGGGCTCGATATACCTAATGTCAACACGCTCGTGGTGACAGACGCGGACATGCTCGGCCTGGCCCAGCTGTACCAGCTGCGGGGGCGGGTGGGGCGAAGCAACCGTGTGGCATACGCATACTTCATGTACCGTAGGGACGGCGTTCTGTCCGAGGTTGCGGAGAAAAGGCTCTCGGCGATTCGCGAGTTCACGGACTTCGGGTCGGGCTTCAAGATCGCCATGCGTGACCTCGAGATCAGGGGTGCCGGCAACCTCCTCGGCGCCGAGCAGCACGGCCACATCGCGGCTGTCGGGTTCGAGTTATACTCGCGTCTCGTGGAGGAGGCCGTGAAGGAGCTGCGCGGCACCACGGCGGCCGAGGAGGAAAAGACCGAGCCCGTCATCGACTTGGGCGTGAGCGCCTTCATCGGGGACGACTACATCGCCGACTTGAGGTTGAAGATCGAGATGTACAAGAAGATCAACGCTGCCTCTACGGTTGACGACGTCAACGACCTTGAGGAAGAGATGGAGGACAGGTTCGGGCCGGCACCGGAGCCGTGCCGGAACCTTCTTGCCATCGCGCGCATCCGTGCTGTTGCAAGAGACATCGGCGTGGCTCAGGTAGCGTCCGAACGCGACCAGGTCGTCGTGAAGCTGCTTCCTGCCTCGAGAGTCTCGCAAGACCAAGTCATGGAGGCCGTCAGGGCGAACCGGGGCAGGGTGTATGCGAACTTCGGCAAGAGCCCTTCCGTGCGAATCAGGCGCGACGGCCTCTCTGATGAGGACCTCCTTCGTTTGGTCGAGGACACGCTCCAGCGTGTCCGGCAGCGGCCATCGAAGACGCGGCTCGGCCGCGACCAGGGGATACGGGGGCTTGCCACTGGTCGCCGGCAAGGCAGCGCGACCTCCATCGGAGGATAGCCGCCCGGCACGGCAACTCGCTGGTAATGGGTGGTAAGGGGTGGGAGCCTCAGCCGGGTAGCTCTGCATGATTGTTGCGCACTTGGATACCATATACTCTGCGAGACGGGGTTGGAAAGCGGGCGAGCCCAATGGCACAGTGTTGGAATCACGGTCCAGGCCAAACGCCCCCACCCCAAGCTGGCTGCGGCGCAGTCGAAAGAGCGCCCGAGTGCCCGAGCGCCCGAGGTTTGACGGGTGGGTGGCAAAACTGAATAAAAATGTCATTAATGCAATAGGCTATCAGTGAAGACAGAGCTAAACGAGACCAACTCGAGAGGAGGGACGACGGTGAAGGCTACGGGCATTGTGAGACGCATCGATGACCTTGGCAGGGTAGTCATCCCCAAGGAGATCAGAAGAACGCTGCGAATCCGCGAAGGCGACCCGCTCGAGATCTTCGTCGACCGCGAGGGAGAGGTGATCCTCAAGAAGTACTCGCCCATCGGAGAGCTCGGCGACTTCGCGAAAGAGTACGCGGATTCGTTGTATGAATCTACAGGACATATCGCATGTATCGCCGACCGTGACGCCATCATCGCGGTGGCCGGAGGGCCAAAGAAGCAGTTCATGGACAAGCGGGTATCTCCGGCTGTCGAAAAAGCCATGGAAACCCGCAAGTCCGTCATCATCAACGAGCCGGGAAAGCACGAGTACTGCGAGACCTGCCCGGTGGTTGAGGATGCCAGAGACTGCAAGTTCTCTAGCCAGGTGATCGCGCCGATCATCGCGGAAGGCGACCCGATCGGGGCTGTGATACTTTCTTCGATGGATCCCAACGTCAAGATGGGTGACCTCGAGCTGAAACTGGCTGAGACCGCCGCGGGATTCCTAGCCAAGCAGATGGAGCAGTAACGGTGATTTGAGCCAGTATCCTGTGCGTCTAAGTATGTCGTCAAGAGTCCGCGCTACTTTTCGGCAGAGTGGTCCTGCTCAGGGTTGCCGGTGTTGCCCTCCGGGGACGGCGCGCTTGCGGCGCGCCTCGTTCGAATTCGGCGCTTAGGACGGCCGAATTCTCCACGCCCCGTCGTGCAAGCACCGGCAACCCCGCGCCGTCAAGAAGTGAGACGAGAACTTGTGGCGCTATGCTTAGCCGGTGTTCATTCGGGCTCTCCGTCCACCTTTCCCCTTTTGCTCGACGATTCCCAGGTGGGCTGGGGGATGGGGTCGGGGTGGCCGTCAGGATCTCGCGCAACCCGAGTCGGAACGTGGGTCACCAGGGTAAGGTAGTGGCTCCCCTGAGGGGGCAGCCTGTCGACGGAAGCAGGCAGCGAGCCGTATGGGCTGGCTGCCTGCTTCCGTCCCTAGCCCGTCTACGCCACCCGCCTCAGCAGCATAAGGTTATCCGGTCTTCTCTCGCTTTCCGAACTCTCGGGTTGCCGGTGATTGGGTGAGGGGGTGTCGGAACCTGCCGCCTAGCCGGACGGGCTCGGTTATGGCCTGGCTAAGCGGGCGCCGCTCGGGGCGGCATCGCCGAGCGTAACACCGGCAACTCCGCGCAGTGGGTGTGCTTCGATGTGCCTCCTTGAACCGATGAACCGATGTGCCTCGTTGGACCGGTGCTCCCTCACGGGGACCTGCAAAGTTGGCCCCGGCAGGCTGTCCATCGGCACGGTGGTGTCGGTGGGAACGCGGTAGTGTGAACCTGAAGTGACAGGCGGCGTTCGTGTTGCCTGCAAGCCTGCGCTGTAGTACAATTGGCCTGTGCGTCTCCCACCGCCGGCGCATCTCGCGATTGCCGAGGACGGCGGTCGCGAGTGAAGGACTTGACGCCGCGCGCACGCTCTGGTGCTAGCGCGCAGGCAGCCCGCGGGCATTGGGGCGTGCGTTAAGTACCCATTAGGGCATGCGAGGCATCGGTAGATGACAAGAAAGTCTCTCATCAGAGGGGCGGCGATCCTCGCCGCAGCGGGCTTGGCCAACAGGTTTCTGGGCGCGGTCTCCCGGATCGTCCTGCCCTCGCTCATCGGGGACGAGGGCGTCGGCTTGTACCAGATGGCTTATCCCGTTTACGGGGTGTTCCTGGTAGTCTCGACGGCAGGGGTGCCGGTGGCGGTATCGAAGCTCGTAGCTGAGCAGACAGCGAGGAACAACCCTGCGGGCGCCCTTAAGGTCCTGAAGGTCGCCACGGCGATCCTCTTTTTAACGGGCACGTTCTTCTCGGCAGCCCTC from Bacillota bacterium encodes the following:
- the mfd gene encoding transcription-repair coupling factor — translated: MNSFLSVLRESPEFANIASGLERKTPSQVVLGLGGSMKSYVLAALYRAVPGRPFIVVTYSPQQAGRLGEDLATLLSPAEVMSFPALELWPHEEARESADVLSQRLAVKACLSRGRRALVVVPARAFARRLVPAEVFSEFSLTLKTGERHDRDSLITRFAGMGYERAELVERRGQFSARGDILDVFPPDSASPLRIEFFDDEIDSIREFDPASQRSSREVDHASLAPAREFLVSQNAREAGLARIEAQAAAQCKRLEGLGRVTEARSLRDRTDSALEKLREGLTFDGEDQYAPAFYGRLGTILDYAADPVVVVDEPARLREAFVGFEAEVREAYATLLEAGRVLPMEVSLFASAEEAMACLGRYQRLEFVLLARGTDISNTDRVRLFSGKPASPYHGKFDLLVKDLKAWRRKKHRVVVVVSTEDRARRFREVMVENGIEATCVPSITDEVKPGNVIVSAGSLESGFELPSLRLVVLTDAELYGAERRKRRLPQAQSAGSRLAAFTDLRPGDYVVHVAHGIGRYMGIKTLEAAGAKRDYLLIQYAGEDRLYVPTDQIGLLQKYIGPEDSPPKLYKLGGTEWSRVKAKVKESVRDMARGLLELYAAREAIRGHAFSPDTPWQKEFEDAFPYEETPDQLNAIAEVKADMEKPRPMDRLLCGDVGYGKTEVAIRAAFKAVMDSKQVAVLVPTTILAQQHFTTFKDRFAGYPVRIAALSRFQSEAEQRDILKELRRGGIDIVIGTHRLLQPDVKFHDLGLVVVDEEQRFGVAHKEFLKELRKSVDVLTLTATPIPRTLHMALTGVRDMSVIETPPEDRFPVRTYVMEHDDTVIREAIVRELARGGQVYYVHNRVQTIDSAAMFLARLVPEARIGVAHGQMPEDRLEEVMLKFMDREYDVLVATTIIENGLDIPNVNTLVVTDADMLGLAQLYQLRGRVGRSNRVAYAYFMYRRDGVLSEVAEKRLSAIREFTDFGSGFKIAMRDLEIRGAGNLLGAEQHGHIAAVGFELYSRLVEEAVKELRGTTAAEEEKTEPVIDLGVSAFIGDDYIADLRLKIEMYKKINAASTVDDVNDLEEEMEDRFGPAPEPCRNLLAIARIRAVARDIGVAQVASERDQVVVKLLPASRVSQDQVMEAVRANRGRVYANFGKSPSVRIRRDGLSDEDLLRLVEDTLQRVRQRPSKTRLGRDQGIRGLATGRRQGSATSIGG
- the spoVT gene encoding stage V sporulation protein T; its protein translation is MKATGIVRRIDDLGRVVIPKEIRRTLRIREGDPLEIFVDREGEVILKKYSPIGELGDFAKEYADSLYESTGHIACIADRDAIIAVAGGPKKQFMDKRVSPAVEKAMETRKSVIINEPGKHEYCETCPVVEDARDCKFSSQVIAPIIAEGDPIGAVILSSMDPNVKMGDLELKLAETAAGFLAKQMEQ